In a single window of the Drosophila albomicans strain 15112-1751.03 chromosome 3, ASM965048v2, whole genome shotgun sequence genome:
- the LOC117568902 gene encoding gamma-butyrobetaine dioxygenase — protein MQVSRDLQQELVLLRASFEQPAMQFPEIWLRDNCQCPKCYMQQTRSRLPHGWNYLNTAVQVQQLSWCVAQQALHIEWNDGHQSSYTYSWLKERDFSPANRARYLRDFYRPEPRHWSGKQFALIQREFQYQELLSSDEVLLEWLHHLAVYGVALIKQAPLEADVLRKLCNRVGFMRRTTYGDEWSVRAQPGASNYAYLAAPLPLHTDMPYFEYKPGVTLLHTLEQSDSPGGWNLLSDAFHVADLLRQRHPRAFQVLCETPVDWADIGNDKELSFHNIWREPVINLDANGQYKRINHSIPQRDSHFSVAAGQVRPWYEAMALFIQLANAEACTFKTTPGDVLTFDNLRMVHGRTGYDDTDRNVRHIVGAFVDWDIAFSRWRVLRHAQGYCK, from the exons ATGCAGGTGAGCAGAGATCTGCAGCAGGAGCTGGTGTTGTTACGCGCATCCTTCGAGCAACCGGCGATGCAATTCCCGGAGATTTGGCTGCGCGACAATTGCCAATGTCCCAAGTGCTACATGCAACAGACACGCAGTCGCTTGCCACATGGCTGGAACTACCTAAACACTGCGGTGCAAGTGCAGCAGCTCAGCTGGTGTGTGGCACAGCAAGCACTGCACATCGAGTGGAACGATGGACATCAGTCCAGCTACACGTACAGTTGGCTCAAAGAACGTGACTTCTCGCCAGCGAATCGCGCGCGATATCTGCGCGATTTTTATCGCCCCGAGCCGCGTCACTGGTCGGGGAAACAATTCGCTCTGATTCAACGTGAGTTTCAGTATCAAGAGTTGCTCAGTTCAGATGAAGTACTGCTGGAGTGGCTGCATCATTTGGCTGTCTATGGCGTGGCGCTGATCAAGCAGGCGCCACTGGAGGCAGATGTGCTGCGCAAGCTGTGCAACCGCGTCGGGTTCATGCGACGCACCACGTATGGCGACGAGTGGAGCGTTCGTGCTCAGCCTGGAGCCAGTAACTATGCCTACTTGGCAGCTCCGTTGCCACTGCACACAGATATGCCCTACTTTGAATACAAGCCGGGTGTGACGTTGCTCCACACGCTGGAGCAATCGGATTCGCCTGGTGGTTGGAATCTGCTGAGCGATGCCTTCCATGTGGCTGACTTGCTGCGCCAACGACATCCCAGAGCCTTTCAGGTGCTCTGTGAAACGCCTGTGGATTGGGCGGACATTGGCAACGACAAGGAGTTGAGCTTTCACAACATTTGGCGTGAGCCTGTTATCAA CCTCGATGCGAATGGCCAGTATAAGCGCATCAACCATAGCATTCCACAGCGTGACAGTCACTTTAGTGTGGCAGCAGGGCAAGTGCGTCCTTGGTACGAGGCGATGGCATTGTTTATCCAGCTGGCCAATGCAGAGGCATGCACCTTCAAGACCACACCCGGAGATGTGCTTACGTTCGACAACCTGCGCATGGTCCATGGACGCACAGGCTACGATGACACGGATCGCAATGTTCGACACATTGTTGGCGCCTTCGTCGATTGGGACATTGCTTTCTCTCGGTGGCGTGTGCTGCGGCATGCCCAAGGCTATTGCAAGTAG